Below is a window of Immundisolibacter sp. DNA.
GACCATCTCCACGTGCGGACGTATTTTCTCGCTGGCGCCGGGCAGCGCAGCGGAGGGTCCGCGGTAGGTTTTCTCGAAGTAGTGGCCGACTGAGCCGTGTAGTTCGTGGCGGTCGGACAGCTGCCAGGTAAATCCGGCGCTCGCCTGGCGCAACTGGTTGGGCGTCAGCATATTGAAGCTGACCGAGTTGATGTCGTTGTCGTTCGGTCGCTCGCCATAACCGTAGCCGGCACGCAGGGTCAGGCTCGGCGACCAGGTGTAGGCCAGCCCGATGCGGTAGGTGGTGGCGTCCCGCCAGTTGAAACCGCTGCCATCACTGCTGCCCAGCGGCTTGCCCAGCGGGTCGGCGAGCGTGTTCAGTACGCCGTTGCCAAGCGCGTTGACGCTGGCGAAGTTGATGCGCTGCACGTCCAGGGACACTAGCCAGTCCGCGGCCGGACGCACGGCGAGACCGACGCTCAGGTTCTCTGGTATGTCGAATGTACCCTCGGCAAACAGGCCCTTGTACTTGTCGAATTCCTGCATGTAGGTGCGCGTTGCATAGGCCGCGCCGGCACTCAGCCAGGGTGCCAGTTCGGCATACCAGCCGATCCGCAGGCCAAGCCCGAAAGCCAGGTCGTAGCCTTGATTGCTGACCCGGTCTGGATGCTCTGACAGCGGCGCGAAGGCTTGCAGGCCATAGGCCTTGAAGCGCTGGGCCGTGATCAGCGGCGAAATACCGATGCTGTGCTGCGGGTTGATGCGCCACGACACGGTGGGCGCCACTACCAGCTGCGTGAGATCGAAACCGAGCTTGCCGCAGCCGAGCAGGAAATTGGCCGGCGCCGCGCCGCAGGCGGCCGGGTTGCCGTTGGTGCCCGGCACGCCGGTGGTGTCGTTGTATTCGGTATTGAGCCCACCGTTGCCGTAGACGGCGATGCCCCAGGCGAAGCGGTCGTTGATCTGGTGACTGTAGGCGCCCTCGGGGATCAGGAACAGGCTGTTTCGGCTGACCGAGTGAAAATCATAGGGACTGTCGCTGCCGGTGCGCTCGATGCGCCGGCTCGGCATGAACAGCTCCATCCCCAGGTCCAGCCGGTCCCCGGCGAACGCCAGCTTGCCGGGGTTGGACGCACCGGCGAAGGCGTCGCCGGTGACGGCCGTGGTCGCGCCGCCCATCTGCCGGGCGATTGGCCCGTAACCCATGGCGAAGTAGCCGCCGGCGGCGTTGGCCAGGCCGCCGTTCAGGCCTGTCAGCATCAATGCGATCGTCCCTGCCAGCAGGCCGCGCTGTGTTGCCATGACTCCTCCCTGGGTTTTGCAAGGTGTTTTGCAGTGTAGGGGAAACGGGGGATAAAAATCCCAGCCGTTACAGCGAGCCCTGGTCTGGCACCCTGAATGGGCGCGTACGTTTCTGCTCAGCGCAGGTCGTCGATGGTCCGGTCCAGGATTCGCTGCCAGCCGTTGCGGTCCGTCCTGCGGTAGCCATCCGGATGCCGGGCGGCCGAGGACAGCACCACATCGGGGGTGGGGCTGCGCAGCAGCTCAAGGCTGCGGCGCAAGGTCGGGCGATCCCCCTTGGCAACGTAAGTGCCCCAGCCGGCACCGTCCGGGAACAGCGTGTCGCCAGTGAACAGGTAAGTCAGATCACCGGCCGCGTCGACCCGAAAACAGGTACTGCCGGCGGTGTGCCCGGGCGTGGGGATGACGTTGAGACCTGGCAGGGCTAGGCACGGGCCGGCAAAGGCGATGTCGACCGGTGAGACGCGTTCGGCCGCGGGCGCTTCCAGCGCATGGCAACACAGCAGGGCGCTGAAGCGGCGGCGAATTTCGGCCAGCCCGGGCGCCACTTCGTCGCGGTGGCTCAGGTACTGCCAGGCAATCCCGCCGAGCCGCTCGATGGTGTCCAGTTCGGCGGGCAGGCCCGTGTTGTAGAACAGTACGTTGCCGCCCGGGCGCAGCCACAGGTAGGCGTGGGTGCTCACGTCGGGGCCGAACGGGTGCTCGGCGGCGGTCTGCCATAAGTCGGGGAACAGTTGCTGCATGGGGGTTTTCCTGTGCTGTCGCGGCCGGCAGCGGTGTCAGGCGGCTGATAGCATTGCGTGTCCCTCACCCCGGATGTGCTGCCATGACCATAGCTGTTGCCGTGCGCAAGGGTAGCGAGATCGTACTCGCCGCCGACACCCAGAACAATTTTGGCCAGAACCGGGCGCCGATTGCCAATCACCGGACCCAGAAGATCCTGACCGTGGGCGCTAATCATCTGGCGACCAGCGGCTGGGGCCTGTATGCCAACATCCTGACGGATTTTCTGGCCCGCCGGCGGGCGCCAAAACTCGATACCGAACGCGACGTGTTTCGTTTTTTTCAGGCTTTCTGGAAGGTGTTGCACGAGCAGTACTCCCTGGTCAACGACCAGTGCCAGAACGAAGAAGACCGCTCACCGTTTGGCGATCTGGATGCTTCGTTTCTGCTGGTGAATCCAGGCGGGATTTTCTTTGTGTCGTCGGACACCAGCGTGACCGAATTTCAGCAGTATTACGCG
It encodes the following:
- a CDS encoding OmpP1/FadL family transporter codes for the protein MATQRGLLAGTIALMLTGLNGGLANAAGGYFAMGYGPIARQMGGATTAVTGDAFAGASNPGKLAFAGDRLDLGMELFMPSRRIERTGSDSPYDFHSVSRNSLFLIPEGAYSHQINDRFAWGIAVYGNGGLNTEYNDTTGVPGTNGNPAACGAAPANFLLGCGKLGFDLTQLVVAPTVSWRINPQHSIGISPLITAQRFKAYGLQAFAPLSEHPDRVSNQGYDLAFGLGLRIGWYAELAPWLSAGAAYATRTYMQEFDKYKGLFAEGTFDIPENLSVGLAVRPAADWLVSLDVQRINFASVNALGNGVLNTLADPLGKPLGSSDGSGFNWRDATTYRIGLAYTWSPSLTLRAGYGYGERPNDNDINSVSFNMLTPNQLRQASAGFTWQLSDRHELHGSVGHYFEKTYRGPSAALPGASEKIRPHVEMV
- a CDS encoding MBL fold metallo-hydrolase, with the translated sequence MQQLFPDLWQTAAEHPFGPDVSTHAYLWLRPGGNVLFYNTGLPAELDTIERLGGIAWQYLSHRDEVAPGLAEIRRRFSALLCCHALEAPAAERVSPVDIAFAGPCLALPGLNVIPTPGHTAGSTCFRVDAAGDLTYLFTGDTLFPDGAGWGTYVAKGDRPTLRRSLELLRSPTPDVVLSSAARHPDGYRRTDRNGWQRILDRTIDDLR